The DNA segment TGGGTTGTTTAAATATAGTGTGGTTGTTTAAATTCTAACTAACACATACATTTCAATTCTCACGTTCTTGACGGCTATTCAATCATGTTCAATTGCCAATGTTCTATACTAAAGTACTCCTAGTGTCTCTTATATGATAAAACAATGGCCAATGATGAAACAATAAATTACAGAAGAAGTGCTGCAGTTTCTAGTGTGTTCTAGTTAGATGATCTTCAACATAATCAATGCACATATAGAGATAACCATTCTCGAAAATTTCGAGAAAATAACTGCGAATCagtttgaattttaataacatACGATGAACCATACTATACGCTCATTTTCTTACTTTACTATGTACATACGATTCCAGATTTGATCAATATAGCTAAGAAACATGATCGTGCTTAGTTAAGTCCCTTTAACCATCAAAAGTCTTCTATACATGTCACTGTATATCACTAGAAATACAAGTTTAGATGGCTGTAATTCACCCTGTATCTAATAATTATCCCATGATAGTATACATGTTCAACTTCAGCATAAATATAGCAAACAAATATGTGATGATCGCATATGCAATCGGCAGGGCGCACGCGATCTGTCGGACACATTAGAGAAGGATCATTTCACAACGGTGATTAAAAGTTACATAAATTATTCTAATTTATCTAACTTAAATCAGATATTTGTTTACAGCGAAGTCTCTATAAGGTGTACGATGATCAAGGGACTTACGGATTACAATGATCCTGAGTAAACTAAATAAACGTTTTGCTATGGAGTATCCATAGTGTTGAAATATGGCTTCGTTTGATCGCCAAATAAAATCATTCTGTGGATTTCCATTTGAAAATTCTCCTTAGAGGATTTACGTATTCATTTTGCATATGAAATTCAGATAAATTCGACTTAGAGAATCTTCAAAAGGCGTCTGCAAGAGTCTGAATATTACAGAGAGTTATCTGTAATTTGAGTTTGAGATCATGCACTATAAGTAGACATAGCATCTTCCCTGACCATTTTGTTGCTATGGCAACTAGTGCCGTACATCCCAGCTTACCAAAACCCGGACACAACTGATCAGTGTGTGCTGCATTGCTGACTTCGCTATAATCGAATCAACCACTAAACAAATATGAAATAATCCAcccggtgcgtgtgtgtgtgtgtgataaaaaaTTCCATTGGTCATCTACAAAGAAATGTTTTCCCCTTGTCGTTCTCGTTTCCGCTGGCGCGCATCGCCCCCTCAACCCACCTCCCCCTCAACGGGTGCGCAGACGACAAACCGGGCACGCCGATCCAACGAAACGCAGCAAACGCACGTGAGCGGGCCCGCATGCGCGTACTGTCGAAAGCGTTCTTCAACCTGAAGCGCAACATCCCGTGGGTACCGGCGGACACCAAGCTCTCCAAGCTGGACACGCTCCGGCTGGCCAAGAACTACATCACCTACCTGGCCGCCACACTGGACGGCCAGTCGGTGGAGGATTTCTCTACCAACCTGGCCCAACCGCCCAAAACGGTAAGTACGTGTacgctactactgctactactactactagcgTCACCGGCACAGCACCTCACACAGCCGGGGTAAATTTAGCAATGAGACGTAGGCTTGCTTGAGAAAATTGACGCGAAAGGGGAGGACTGAGAACGCGAGAACATACCACACAAAGGCGCGCATCACTGCAGTACCAGGTGGATCATATCAACCGATTCGGGCGAAGGGGCCGGGTTTACTTGCTTCCTGATAGGTAAATGTGGTACGAGGCGTCGCGTATTTTCTTTACACACTTTCCACCCTCTCCCTGTCCGTGCTTTCCCCTGTCCAGGGAAAACGATCGTGAGTGCTATAACTTTTCATCTCGGAAATGTGATGTTTACAAGTCATTAGAGATGAACAAATAGGCGCGTCGAGGGCGATGGGCGGGCGTTTTTATGGCTTATTGCCCCCATTTAGTGCGTCTAACGGCGAGGAAATGACTCATTAGTGAAGTGCAGCATACGATTCAGCGTTTGAGGGAGAAGATCACGGGAAAAGCCACTGTTCAATAATTGCCTCTTTTCGTCGCCAGGCAAGGTACAAAAAGGAAATGTGTGAGAAATAAAGATCAATCTCGGGGAGCAATGTgcaacaccaaaaacaaaaaaaacgtgttggaaaataggaaaaaatctCATCTCAACATATGACAGGATATGACGCGGCCGGAGAAGAGATGACGAGCAGCTCTCAAGCTCAAACGGCTCGAGAAGCATGGAAATGTGATGCTTTGACGCGCATTTTTATGACGAATGCCGGCTGGCGGTAACGATACAGAGCGAACCGTTTCCTTGCCTGAATGGTTTTCCTTCAGTTCCATTTTCACGATAAAACACATCAACCACCAATCCTTTTCCAACCCTTGTGCCACCATGGGGTTGTACCCTGTACGGACCGCACAGGCGATTAATTGTTTAACAAACGGGACGCTTGTTTACGGGATCGCTGAAAAGCGATATCCAAACAAACACTTTGTGCGCCCGAAGCGTGTAAACATGCGTGTACTTGGGCGAGGGCCCTCTCTGGTGACGATACAGCCTGGATGGTTGGCGTGTGGCATTTTCCCTTGCGGACAATGGGCATTGATGGGAAGCATGATGATTGTTTATGCGATCGTTTATGTTAAGGATGTGGAATAATTgttaacacacaaaaactcaacTCATCACCCACGAAGATTTGTTAGAATAAATCAAAGGAACGTGAATGCAATTCCTTCCTTCTGTAGAGTTTATGGTTTATGGTGCTTTGAAGTACCACAAAAAAGACACCAACGTTTACACAAAGTAGGGAATCTTCATTTGTAATTGGTTTCAGAGGTTGAAGATCCTGATGCAACAAACATACCGCAGCCGATCGATAAaggttttgttatttaaaaattctcaTCTGCACATTTGTTTCCGGTGTTTGGGTATTGGGCATCAACATCCGCTGTTTATGGTGGTAAgatattttgttgctttcgcgGTCATCTTGCCGAGAGTATGCACTTGAAGAAAATATCGCATTACCTAGCGCAGATCCTAGCGCATATGACGATCAGTCGCCCCCCTCTTCAAAAGCGGGATGTCCTCAGTCGCTTTTCGCTTCACATTTCCCACAGTATATTTCCTCATCTAATGCTACCATTTCATTCGTCCCTTTCCTCCCCCTCACAACAGGCATGGCCTTTCATCTTCCAGCAAGTTCAGCCACACGAGACAAGCAAATCGAGCAAGCACGGAACGCAGTCAACGACGGCTGCCGCGTTCACAGCTACGCCACCGAATGTCGGTCAATCCACATGTGCCACCATGGCGGCTGATCGGCAGCCGGGCAAGTGGGTCGACTACCATCATCCCAAAGATGTCACCTCCGGTGGTGTCGCTGTGTCGGAGGGTATCAAATCTCAAACCATCGCACCGTCGCCGCTGAGCGTTGCCGCTTCGTTGGGTGGATTCTCGGAAAATCGCATCGGTTCTACCGTTCCCGGTCTGGGGGATGGCGTTGTTGGGGTTACCGATTACGGGGGGTTTGGGGGAGAAGCGATGGGGATGGTGGGAAATTCGGCCACCCTTCACCATCAACCCCAGCAGGAGCCTCACCATACccatcgacagcagcagcagcagcattcggTTGGGCAGCAGGAGCATCACCACCAGCTACATCACCATGGGCACCAGCAGTATCAAACGGCCGGTGGGAGCGGTTGCCACGTTGGGGGAAGCGTTGGAATGTCCGGAGCGTACCAGCACCGGCAGCATATGGCTTCGATTGGCAGTGATTGACACGGGGACGGGTTATGGGGACGCACCCCAACTGTACTTATAGTATTTATAAAATCGACAACTTTAAAGCAAATTCGGACTAATCGTGCTGTTACATACCAAAGTATTAAAATGGATCGTATTACACCAAAAATTATAAACATACAGACACTTTTGCGAAATAAATTGCACATTGAGTGCCAAATGCGGTACCCGAAACACGTTCatattttcctttcatttgaATACATTAATCGGGACCGGGACAGGTTAGTAATTCGTTCTATCAGCGATACATTCATAACAATAAAAGGGAGCAGTTTCATGAGCGAGATGGGTCCGGGATCAGATCCAGTAATGGTTTGGATACGGTATCAGTTCCAGTACTTATATGGATTCAGTAAATGATTCGGTACCTGAGCCTGAGAATAGGATTTAAATCTGTTCCACGACAGTTATAGGTCCAAAAACAGTTCTAAAACTGATATGAGTTTAGAACTAGTCGAGGGCCCTTGTAGGTTCGATGTatgttccaggaccggtatggattcAGGTTTAGTTTTAGGGTAGGTTTGAAACAGGACCAATTCTAAAACTGGTATGAGTTGGGGACCAATTCCAGGACCCTTATAGATTCGGTGTCATTTTCAGGACTGGTATGAATGTCAGATCTATTACAGGAACAGTATGGATTCAGGTACAGTTTTAGTGCAGGTTCGAGACAGGATCAATTCTAAAACAGGTATGAGTTGGGGACCAGTTTCAGGACCCTTAAGGGAGACCTATTCTAGGCACGGTATAGGTTCAAGATCAGTTTTGGGACACGACAGGTTCCAGAATTCAGAGTTCGATATCAGCTCTTGAACCGATTTGGGTTGGGGGTCAGTTCCAGGATTGATATAGATATAAGATCTAATAAAGGaacggtatgggttcatgatcagttCTATGGAAGGTTTGGGAAAGGACTAGTTCCATCAATGATATGGGTTCGGTATTAGTTCTAGGACCGATTTGGGATCGGGATCAGTTTCTGGACCAATGCGGGttatggttttgtttcacGACCGATATGGGTGTAGGTTCAATTCCCGTTGCACTATGGACTTAGGACCAGTCCCAGAACCGGTAAGGAGGACTCAGTATCACTTCCGACAATGGTTTAGCCATAGAAGAATTCATATTCAAACATCACCATCGATTGActgatttcattttcatgGCA comes from the Anopheles coluzzii chromosome 2, AcolN3, whole genome shotgun sequence genome and includes:
- the LOC120952657 gene encoding translational regulator orb2 isoform X1 — its product is MPKRKKAPSPKFDLLEDGFDDDFSSNDDKPGTPIQRNAANARERARMRVLSKAFFNLKRNIPWVPADTKLSKLDTLRLAKNYITYLAATLDGQSVEDFSTNLAQPPKTAWPFIFQQVQPHETSKSSKHGTQSTTAAAFTATPPNVGQSTCATMAADRQPGKWVDYHHPKDVTSGGVAVSEGIKSQTIAPSPLSVAASLGGFSENRIGSTVPGLGDGVVGVTDYGGFGGEAMGMVGNSATLHHQPQQEPHHTHRQQQQQHSVGQQEHHHQLHHHGHQQYQTAGGSGCHVGGSVGMSGAYQHRQHMASIGSD
- the LOC120952657 gene encoding translational regulator orb2 isoform X2, coding for MPKRKKAPSPKFDLLEDGFDDDFSSNANARERARMRVLSKAFFNLKRNIPWVPADTKLSKLDTLRLAKNYITYLAATLDGQSVEDFSTNLAQPPKTAWPFIFQQVQPHETSKSSKHGTQSTTAAAFTATPPNVGQSTCATMAADRQPGKWVDYHHPKDVTSGGVAVSEGIKSQTIAPSPLSVAASLGGFSENRIGSTVPGLGDGVVGVTDYGGFGGEAMGMVGNSATLHHQPQQEPHHTHRQQQQQHSVGQQEHHHQLHHHGHQQYQTAGGSGCHVGGSVGMSGAYQHRQHMASIGSD